Genomic window (Magnolia sinica isolate HGM2019 chromosome 6, MsV1, whole genome shotgun sequence):
ACCGCCATCAATACATTGTTGGCACGCTGCACGTGTATTGACCTGTATatgggctgtttttttttttttttcctcccccAATATGAAGACTTGGTAAAATTTAATATTGTAGATGTTTTAAAACCCAGATTGGACTGTTGTCAGAGTCCGTCAGACCATGTGGACGAAAACCTGAAACTAAAATGGTctgggtcaccttaaaaccttgtATGCTATTTGATAatgttttaaataaataaatataagtaaCTACATCTGTCGAAGCTCAAAACCACAACTTTCTTGAAAATCAATTACTCTTAACCATTATGCTAACAACAGATTGGCTATTAGTTCTCTCTGCCTTGAATAATTTTGAGTGAAATAGATTAGGCATATTAGTCATCATGTgctgctggagtatcaaataacttcctcgTGCACTGTTTGGTATGATTTGCTTCACCAACATTTCTAATTGGTACCGTGATGTGTATGATGTGTGAATAAAATGCATGtgtctgatttttgtttttggataTGTATAAGCCTAGAAGAATGTCAGCTGAAATCGGGTTGGTCGACAAGGCACAAGATATGTGTCGGGAAAGCTAGAGGTTTGGCATATCTACATGAAGAATCAAGATTGAAAATTGTTCACAGAGACATCGAAACTACCAATGTACTGTTGGATAAGGATCTCAATCCTAAGATACCTGACTTTGGTTTGGCAAAGCTTGTAGGATGGCCTTTGATGGTTGCTGTGTCGATTGCAAATTCCCAGACAATGACTTCCCACTAAGTGAGTTCATGCAACTCGTGTCCCTTCCTAGCATGAGCTTCATGCTTTGTTTTCCCCACCATTCATCAAAATCATGAGCTTCCTTTAAAATGTTATAAATAGTTCTCTGTTCATGCATCAAGTGACATCAACGAATACTCGTTTAGATATGTTTTGTTTTAGTTTTGAAAATATATCATCAAGTGGGTACTTTTGTAATCCAGTTATCTTGGCCATATTACATTCTAAATCTAATAATGCCTTGTAATGTTTACATAATTAATATTTTGCATTTCTCAATCCCTCAAATGTTTCTCTTAATTAAAACAACAGTGGAATGTGCACATTCTACGTATAATAGATTCTGCACCTGTTGGCCATAGGAAATTTTTTAATGGAATGTGCACCTTCTACATATAGAAGTTAATACTAAGTGCTTCAGAAGCCAGTCAGGTGCCAAATCCTAATGATGATTGTCCAATTGATACGTAGTCCAACAAAAAAGAATGTAAGGAAAAAAATGTCTTGATGGATATTCGTTTTATCTATTCACTTTGGTTTTGAATAGAACTATGTTGTTGATAAAAAGAACACAAGCAATCAGTCACTGAGTGCTCATAGGTATTGCTTTATTCCTGGATATAGACATTTATTAAGCTGGTAGATTCGCTATATCTGTAGGCTTTCTAGGCTATAAAAACATGGTGAAGGTTCTCTTCAaggtaaaaaattaaatatagaaTTCAGCACAAGATGGCCATTTTTTTGCAGCGCGCAGAGCAAGGCAAGGATAGGCTTTGCATTGAGAAGAATTTGGGGGGAGCGCTTGAAATTGAAAAGGTTACAGGAAAAGTGCTATTTGTAATGGGCCAAAAGCATTGCAGAAGAAGCCAAGAAAGGTGGCTTGGATCAACAAGAACTAGATTGGGACAGCTATGAGAAGATGAAAGCAGAAATAGTTTGCCAACAGCTTCAGTGGGCAGCTGATAAGGCAAAGGCCAGGGAATTTAAGAAAAAGGCTGAAAAGAAAtcagaggaagagaaagaggacTTGGCTATTTTTAAGGTTTTAAAACTCAAAGCGAAATTAACCAAGGtaaaaccatcaaaatctcatGCCATCTGTGCATATCACATACCATTGCAGCCCAAAATGGGAATCACATATCTCTAAAACTTCAATGTTTTGATTCTCCCTTGTCTTGCAGACATGTTCATCTCTATGTTCTGGCAATGTTCCAGAGGGaactttttttcatttctctGTATGTAGCCATGTTTTCATATTTCATACAGCAACAGTCTGGCAAGTATTTCCTTTTGTGACATCTACAGTATTGAATTAAATTATTGTAACTAAATAGGTTTTCTCTACACTTTATTCTTGTTTGAACTAACATGGTACGATACAATCATTCAGGATTTTATATACAATGTATAAACATGCAGCATATTAAACTTTCTAAGATTGTCCAAGAATATTGGTATTTTGACACCTCATGCCTATGTTCGACAATTGTTCCTCTACCTTACCTACATAAGTAGTCTTAGAaaggttaaaaattaaaaatttacttCTGCATAAGTCCTAGGTGACTGTGCACTTATTGAGCATtcaatctttatttatttatccttttATTTATTGAGTTCATGCCATAATctgattcattttatttttaattttatcattTTCCCTTTTGGGTTTTGAAAGAACGATTAATCCCCTTAATTGTTACTGGTTACAAATTCAGCTGAGTTGACTCATTATGTTTTCCAATCACTTCATTGAGCTTTCTAATGCCACTATGATTAGCTCTTAAAAAGTATTGACACtctaattattattatattttctatCATTATTGTTGTTGCTTCTTGGCACAAACATGCAatactctctctgtctcttttgATAAGCATATTCTCGTTTATCGCTATCTTATTTCTCTCTTCCATGTTTAACACACTGATAGCATACTGCTTGGTATTGTCTTCAGGTTAAGGGACTGGTAGATATTTTCTGAGCTAAAATTGTAGACATTTCAGAGCATTCACTAACTAATGCTTGGTTTTGTCTTCAGGTTAAGGGACTGGTGGATATTTTCAGAGCTAAAATTGTAGATATTTCAGTACATTCAATAACTATTGAAGTAACCCtagtcttattattatttttttctggcTTGATCGAATCTTATGTAAATGCGGGTTGATCAATCATGATCCCTGCTCTCTTTTCTAGATCCTTTCATAATGCTAAAATGTTCATTTCTGTAATTCTAACCATTCAAGTAACTGGGGATCCTGGGAAGATGGTTGCAGTCCAGAGAAATCTAACCAAATTTGGAATTAAGGAAATAGCCAGAACTGGAAAGGTTGACTTAATTATCTTTTTGCAGGAATGCAACTTGCAGCTGGAAGCACTGAACATAATTTCCCTTCATGTGCCAAACTGGCAGGTGTGCAAGATCTTGGCTTTTTATTTGATAGGCCACAGAGGGGAAGTGACCTGGCCTAAAGTCGGGCTGGTCCACTTATCAGTAGGGCTATAGGTgtatattgaatgtggaccattggttttAACCTAACATTTTCTTGTACGCATGTTGCGTACCTGACAAGTGgagctgcctgatttttgggtgtgGACATTCACTGAGGGCCCATCTGATTAACAGCTAGATCTCGCACATGAGTGCTTGTGTTTGGCTCATACATATGCATGACTCATTGCCTCATCACTTAATGTTTATGTAAAaacattttaatttaattatatatattcaaAGCTAAAAAAACACACCACATCATGATTgaaatatgaaaataaaatttgCATGATTAAAGCATTCTAGAGGAACAAGACCTTtggaattttagttttttatttgatttttcatcCACACAGCGACCTTTGGAATTCATATTGATTTTGTTGCTTCTTTCTTGATTGGTGGAAACAAAACAATTTCATTTCTCGAGGTTGCTTATTCCACTTGCAGGCACACATGTGCCGATACGGAATGCGCGTGAGAGATATGTCTGGATCAATGTTTAAAGTATTGTCCGAAGTTGGTATGTATTGTTCAATATGTATGGCTTTTCATGATCTTGAAGTTCAGTCACCAAAGTTCAATATGTATGTATGTCTTGTTGTTCTATGCTTAATATGTTTAGTGTTGAACATGGGTAGGTCTGGATGATGtgtcatatatcatggtggtatTAGTATGGGTGTTGGAAGATTTGAGCTTCAAGAGTCCAAAGGAAGAGTAATGTATTTTCTGATATGTATTTTCTCTTGCTGTttttatcctctctctctctctctctgattgtcaaaatcttctctctctctctctctctagctaatAATGTGATGCATTTTTTGTTCTGTTGTTTAGAGAGATACATGGTAACATTTAGTGGAATATTCACCTACAAGCCATATTATTGTGCTACAGGATtgatgcattttttattttttattttgctgttTCCTGTTTCTTTTCACTTTGGTTTTTGTTCTGTTTTGTAGTCTGTGAGGGAGTAAAGGTACGCATATGACCCGATTTCTAAATGTTTTGGTAAACTAGATGTTTTTGCTGGTagcaaacaaaaaaagaaaaaaaagaaaaaagcaacacTTCCTAAACTGTTAAAGAAGTTCATCATGCCGCACATGAAAATTTTGGTGCTTGATATAGGGAAAAGATATAATCAGTCCATTTATTTGCAAAATGATCTGTTGTGGGCACAATCACTAAGCAGCTGGTAGATAGTTATATTTGTTGCTTTTCTCAAAGATGTCCATTATATCTTTTAGCAAACATGTTTGCAAGTGCTAGCCAATGGAACAAAGTGACAAGAGTGAGAGAGGCAATGAGAAACAGAGTTCAGAAACCAGAGCCAGGTAACAGCCTCATCGagctacatccaacaatttagcttgaatcagaattttcaagGACTGTTGTGGATGCATTTCTTTCTTGTGGAGCAGATTTTCTATGTTGTTAGACTCCCCTCTTCTCTTTCTGTACTTTTCTCTCccaacttttcttcttttttttttttcattttccttctccacctgatttgaaaatagaaagggaattcatatttattactctccttccactgatagacaattcactttctaggataaaatggtaaattcaatagagctattgcatcgattagttttttttttttggcaccatttaaaaattggcagtgactcatccaccttacatatcagattgatttacagctatacacaccatccagattgtggattctcattgttgatggagcatttctaaaatcagacatttctaaatcacactgatcaagcaatcctaaccatccaattaatggatatcatatggatagatggttaaaaataaaagtaaatggtccaaatttggaagtacaaatctgatggttaatgttatcttctcagtgaagattttttattatgcacttgtgctccatccatagatttggatggtctggattgccatacaagcatgccatgtgtatgtctaaagtctcaccaccattttataatggtgcaaaactaacacttGACTCCCCTTGCTCAAGACCTGAcagatgacttttttttttctttttaaatttatgggcagtgaaaattgtaatgatggagaaattccaagtatcgcatggtagcttatgctgaaatgaaaaatGCGATAGTGCCCATATCTGATGATCAGGATTCCTCTGTTgtgaaaaatgagatagtgccCATATCCGTGAAATGTTCTATTGAGGGTAGGCTGAACAGCAGGACAATTTGTTGCGTTTACCAATGATTGCTAGGTTGAACAAATTCTTTAAGATTCTTGTTCAATGACCTTTATGGATATTGATCCCAAAAACATTTTAGTGCACTATTTCTAGTCTATAtccattatattatgaacttacgTTTTGTCTTTTGCTCTAATATAATAAGATGCCAATTTTagatttcttctctccctctctatgctTGAAAGAATGGGATTTTGGTTCAAATGCATAAGATGGACATTGAAATCATTggtcttctttgattttttttttctttaccattTCTTCTGTAAAGTGCTTCTAAGTTGTTTGAACTGATGCAGGTAAGAAGTTCTggaatgtgtttcatctgcagccTATGCGTGATCAGAAGGtacaattccaaaaaaaatatcatctaatttcacattatttccattgctttatgattatacaattccaaaaaaaatgAGAACCAGAGGTTAACAGTACACAGACTGCTGAAATTGATGTTTTACCAATAGATCACTACTATGATGCCTTGGGAGGGCCTGAATTGGATACTCTCAGGGCACAtggacttttgttttttttttttgctgctacTGTTGTTGTGCTCCATTTGCTTCATTCAGCTGATAGGATATCATCTCTATAATTATAAATGCTGTTTCAAAGCAAGTGTGGAGTGCTACTAATTTGGAGAGATCTGACATAAATAAAGTCTTCTATCGGTACGAGAGCATAATCAAGTTCTCAAATCTGCACTTGATTGAGAAAGATCTTAATGGCATTAGTGctaacatggaatgcatatgcaAAGTTAGTTATTTATGtgcaaaaaaaaggaaaaaaaaagaaaaaggagaatgtGGTCCCGACCCAATTGAGGAAGTTATGCCCAAAGTGTAGTTAGCATAGTGTCCCAGTGGGAATCAGAAGTTTAACTGTTAATGGTATCATCTCTCCTTGATAGGGGCAATAGTAATGGACTGAAGACAACTAAATCTGCTAAGGCATCTAGAAGACAGTccatcaatttattattattattattttttcattttcttcagatACTGAATCTGCTAAGGCATCTAGAAGACAACTGAAAGAGACAATCTACTCAGTGCTGTTTGATATGAATGTTCCTGCTGTTTGTAGAAGAACTGCAGGCATGACAGCTGAGACCACTTCTCATCACATTGTTGCTGAAGTGTGCAACATTCGCAGGAAGAGAAATAACTCTTCTTAAAAAAAGGTGAAAGAGCGTGCTTCTTTCTCCCAAAGCAATTTATAACCTCTTGACAAGAGTGCAGGATCTCATCCATGCTCCGGTCGAGTCCTTTCAAGTGCGCACATCTTATCAAGGTGAATGTGGCCAACAATGCCTGTATCCGCTTCTGAACTTTCAGGTATTTGTTGATGCCTTTGGTATTCAATGGAGAAGTCAAAAGCAACATCCTTTAAAGTGACTTTTTTCAAACGATTCTGAACTAAATATGTTGCATTCTCCTTGCAATGCATTTTCCCACAGAAGCACTCATTCAAATATAGAATAACTCTCCGATCAATAATATCATTCTTGAAGTTAACTTTGCACAAAAGTATTTCCTTCTTCGATTACCATGAAGAGTTGTTGCTCTGAgaagaatcaagaactgctttatATGCAGGATTTGATACTGCAGTCGCAGCTAATACACCAACCAGTTCACCAGCAAGAGAACTTCCAGGACTATTTTCGTCCACCTGTCCATACTCAAATTGGATTATAGAATTGCTGCAGAGGTTTCTCACTGTCCCATCataacagataacgacatctctaagtgtggccaCTAGATTTTTAAACAAAGTTCCTGGTTCAGTAAGTCTCTGGAAGAACGGATCAACACTTCCCTGGatgatatggaatggaccaactcttcatagggggtcagaccttgaaaaaagctcttaactaacccaaatgcctcagaaggatagtcaacaccattaacagaatacttattttggaagtggaaactcatatccTCAACCAAACGCCTTGAATAAAACTTCGCTCGTTCATAAAGTTGAAGCCCCAAAAAGCCAAGTTGTTGAACAACCTTACTAATAGCTGAATCATTTTTAGAATctatcaaattacccaaagcagatAACTTTAGAATACGAGTCACGATAGGCAGTTTTACAGTTTTCAGGTAGCTTTCCACTTGCAACTCTACAAGTTCATTGTAATTTGATCTCAAGTGAAGCAGCAAAGGTGATATGTCCTGAATCTTCTTCTTTATATCTTCAGTAACAGCCTTGGGAATGTCAAAATCATTCAAGCCAACACTATATCCTTCTAAAAAGAGAATCTCCATCAGCAATGGCTGCAACATATTAAAGAACTTAACAGCCTCTTCTGTTCCCTTCTTGTCAAGAACAGAAGTAACAATCTCTGTGAATGATGACTGTAGTAAATCTCTATTGaaatcaatcctcaccatttcacTTTTACTGATCAAATGCCTCTCCCCAAAGCAGTCAAAAAATGCAGGTAAAGCACTCTGTACTATTTGCAAAACAGTCCACAGAGGACCTGTACGGTGAGCCTTAAGCAAAGCAGGTTCTGGTAAAACTGGTGAAACACACATAGCCAATTGTTGCGCAGTCGCTTTGTTcaagaaaaaagtcctaaacatgagtttaagtgacaataaagaatcatgcaccagttgtaaattcagactaccactatgagaactacggatttgcttttcaacactaaacagctccaaaacttctgccTTTGCTGCTAGagactggataaaatatatgaacacaatccccatcaaaatctgcacctaggggagcacaaataagaggattgatcttaacagtatggtcgtcatgcacatagacagaaaatgcttgtaatgaatgtttatgagtactaggtggcctattaatgaaaacaatgtctccgtccataatccgcctatttatgatttgaccaactttcaaatctgatttagtttactttgattctcttttttccaATTCGGTTTTGAAAAATTTGAATATTAGAGAAGTGCTACTGTGATTTGTCTAGATGTATTTAAGTGACTATTTTGTGTGTTCTCTACACCATAATGAAGGACCACAGCTGGTCACAGAAAGTTGTGAGGTGCATTGGACACAGAAAGCTGAAGGAGATCTAATAGTCCAATCCTCCTGAGCTTTCACAAAGACCATTTTTCCTGGAGAGTTGAAGAGCTGATTGGGAGCCTCTCCGCATTTATGTATTTTGTTATATAGGACacgaagatggagcaggaattctAACAGGTTCACTTGCAGgattgtccattttagctttagcAGTCTAAGATAACTTGTTTTCCATTCTAACCTAGAATTTGTAAAACGGACCTGCTATCTGGTGGAACATATGTATACATCAAATGTGTTATGAATCAAGTTTTCTTAACTATCTATTCTTGTCTACACGTGAGGAGCACATGATCAGCACTCTACAGCTCCAAGCAGTCTAATCTCAATGCTGTGCCACTTACCGAATCAGCTATGCTTCTCAGCCCATTGCAGGGAAACTTCCCAGGGAGGAATTTAGGCTCATTGCAAGAAAAGGGCCTACATCACACATAGTGGACACGTGACCATGGTCAGTGAGGTTGGTGTTGTAGACATTTGCCAGAAGAtgtggctaggaaaggaagacatttatagtttgttttgaaaactttaactagaccattaattgttttgttgatattgtgctaattgttgtcttgatgaatgttagatTATTGGGTAATTCAAATTTTTGTCATTCATTCATAGGTTTTTGATAGTTATGCAGATAGAAATTTGATAGTTAGATGGAGATTTAATTGTAGGATTGCAATTATAGAAAAGGATTAGTCAGAATCAACAGGAATTTGTGTGAAAGGATTGGTAAAGAATTAGTAGGAATTTCTCGAATCTATTAGTAGCACTCGTCA
Coding sequences:
- the LOC131249000 gene encoding uncharacterized protein LOC131249000; translated protein: MIPALFSRSFHNAKMFISVILTIQVTGDPGKMVAVQRNLTKFGIKEIARTGKVDLIIFLQECNLQLEALNIISLHVPNWQAHMCRYGMRVRDMSGSMFKVLSEVGLDDVSYIMVVLVWVLEDLSFKSPKEE